The DNA region CCCTCGCTGAGAAGTACAAGGAGCTCGTCGAGCAGACCAAGAATCCCGTGCTGACCGCCGACGCCCGCACGGCCGCTGAAGGCGATGCCATGAAGCAGCTTGAAGAGGTCCGTAAAAAAGAAGCGCAGTTCAACGAGTACCGCAACGATGCGAATCGTATGGTCCAGCAGCAGATCGGCGCCTTCCGCCAGATGCTGATCGAAGAAATCTCCAAGATCGCCACGGACATCGCCAAGAAAGAAGGCGCGACCCTCCTCGTCGAAAAAGCCGCCACCCTTTACGCTGATCCTTCCTACGACATCACCGATAAAGTGATGGCCGAGATCAACA from Nibricoccus aquaticus includes:
- a CDS encoding OmpH family outer membrane protein, which translates into the protein MKTSLKTLFAATALSVSALFASAQTAPKIAVIDLAKVFDGHYSTQQQQEKLKGQEAKINEEIQKIVKDGQALAEKYKELVEQTKNPVLTADARTAAEGDAMKQLEEVRKKEAQFNEYRNDANRMVQQQIGAFRQMLIEEISKIATDIAKKEGATLLVEKAATLYADPSYDITDKVMAEINKTRPAGLPAPAAAAPAPAAKPGETPSVLFPGTKK